The following nucleotide sequence is from Salvia miltiorrhiza cultivar Shanhuang (shh) chromosome 7, IMPLAD_Smil_shh, whole genome shotgun sequence.
TCGATAGAATACTACGCACCTCGGCGTCTGTGTTCATGCTCGTCGATTACAAGACTATGCCTTTCTTATTGTTCGATGCAAATCGAGGAGAATGTGCAGTGGAATCAACTCATTAGCTTAACATTGGAACATAATGATCCCGTGAAGGTTAGTGCAGTCACCATGAACCGAATCCTTTCAGGTGCTCCTCGCTTGGAACGATTGATTTTGCAGCCTTTAGAAGTTAATGAAAATTTTTATATCCGATCTACTAGTCTGAAGATGCTCGGAATCCTACGTGGTGATTTTGAAGATTCTGtagttgatgcagttctgggaATTtgggctcctaatctcttgaatTTTATTCTTGAGGCTCATTTGTATGGTACTTGTTTGTTGGATGTCCCGTCTTTGAGAAAAGCGACTCTTGCTATTGATGATCCGCCGCCTCTTGAAACGTTTGAGCAACTTCTTCGTAGCATCCGCCATGTTAAGAAGCTCACGTTATCAGATGAGTGCATTCAGGTCACTTTAATAATTCTCCACTTTGGAAATTTGATATTCATGTTGATAATTTTTACTATAATTTGAGTTGTTTTGATTGATTCATATCCTATTGAAAAATGTGAGATTAGAGAAATCAAGTAAAGGACCCTTTGGATCTAAGATTCCTTTGGCTTGCTAGACAATTAAGGTAGCAACGCTATGATTATCTGTTTATGACTTGAACATAATGTGATGTTGTATTTGCAGTTACTTCACGAGATGAAGGAGAAAGATATGGTTGTGCAGTTTTCGAATGCTAAGTTTCTAAAAGTCACAACTTGTGAAATCGATAAAATGCTTCATGTTCTTGACATGTTTCCTCAGCTGGTGACTTTATATGCTTCATTCGATAAGGTTTCTCCTTCATTCACTTATTTGGAGTGCTGGATTCTTTTAATTCAATTCTATACTCTtaggttttttatttgattttggggTTTTCGAATTAATTCAGGAGAGCTATAATGATTTCATAGATCCAGAGTTTCATGAAGCAAATGCGACCTTGTTTACTCCTTCTCTGCTCCATCTAAAGACTGTACATATTACTTGGCATCTATGCGACGCCTTAATACTTCGagccttaaaaataattttggaAAATGCTCAAGTGCTCGGCAAGCTTGTGTTTCGATGGAGAGGAGATCCAGAGATGTTGCCTCGGTTGCGATGCATGGATTCCTGGGCATACTCCGGAACAATAGAGCTCATCCATATGAAATACTAGTATTCATCAATTGGCACTCGCTTTGGTTTTATGCAGTTGGTTTATTAATTTGATGTCTTGCTAGTTTACTTCTTCGCTTTAATTCGACAATCTATCTATTCTTGTTTCGGTTCTTCTCTTTTGTGGCTTGTAGCAATATAGACTATTATAGCAAACTTGACTTGTTATGTTGCTATGAAATAGTTTTCAATCTATCTTAAACTTAATTGTGCTGATGTGCACTATATGTTTATGGTATAAAATACTGTTGTTTAATATGAATTCTACACCTAGAACTCTTTTTCCAAACCTAGCGTCGAGTTGTAGGTGATTGTGATTGAACCTTAGATCTCATTATTCACAGAAGTGAGTCTGTGCTGCTTGAAGGTCCCTTTGGGAACACCAAGCTTATACTTTTAATTGTGTGATCGGTCCATTTTGTCTACCCTAGCTAATTCCTAAACAATTATATCAATAGATTACAAGTATTTAgccaataaaattaataaaatttaaatcatttaaattaaaatatacatatttgaaataaacaaaattcGAGAAATAAGTTAGTTGGGACACTATTTGCACATAGAATTACATACATAGTAAATAATTATCTTTTGCCATTGAAACGTATACATAGGGGATGGATGAAATAGAggttttattcaaaaaaaaccAAACCAAAGAAATGAGGGAATCTAAATCTAGACGAAGGATCAagtctcattaaaacct
It contains:
- the LOC130991717 gene encoding F-box protein At5g03100-like isoform X1; the protein is MDESQDSESGSLDRLSDLPDALILEILSLLWSREVVRTTILSKRWKDLWTTVPRFDFDFCDEDPNFIRGALVQWKGAKILSFSIGLINNDPPSSDIIDSLLLLAMEKQVEELAVYLMPPLSIEYYAPRRLCSCSSITRLCLSYCSMQIEENVQWNQLISLTLEHNDPVKVSAVTMNRILSGAPRLERLILQPLEVNENFYIRSTSLKMLGILRGDFEDSVVDAVLGIWAPNLLNFILEAHLYGTCLLDVPSLRKATLAIDDPPPLETFEQLLRSIRHVKKLTLSDECIQLLHEMKEKDMVVQFSNAKFLKVTTCEIDKMLHVLDMFPQLVTLYASFDKESYNDFIDPEFHEANATLFTPSLLHLKTVHITWHLCDALILRALKIILENAQVLGKLVFRWRGDPEMLPRLRCMDSWAYSGTIELIHMKY
- the LOC130991717 gene encoding F-box/FBD/LRR-repeat protein At1g16930-like isoform X2; its protein translation is MDESQDSESGSLDRLSDLPDALILEILSLLWSREVVRTTILSKRWKDLWTTVPRFDFDFCDEDPNFIRGALVQWKAMEKQVEELAVYLMPPLSIEYYAPRRLCSCSSITRLCLSYCSMQIEENVQWNQLISLTLEHNDPVKVSAVTMNRILSGAPRLERLILQPLEVNENFYIRSTSLKMLGILRGDFEDSVVDAVLGIWAPNLLNFILEAHLYGTCLLDVPSLRKATLAIDDPPPLETFEQLLRSIRHVKKLTLSDECIQLLHEMKEKDMVVQFSNAKFLKVTTCEIDKMLHVLDMFPQLVTLYASFDKESYNDFIDPEFHEANATLFTPSLLHLKTVHITWHLCDALILRALKIILENAQVLGKLVFRWRGDPEMLPRLRCMDSWAYSGTIELIHMKY